In Bacteroidales bacterium, the sequence AGAAATGGGCGACCTGATCCTTGACACCAACGATCTGGAAAGGGAAAGAGGGATCACGATTTTATCAAAGAATGTTTCTGTAAGATATAAAGGTGTCAAGATCAATATTATCGATACACCAGGCCATTCCGATTTCGGCGGGGAAGTCGAACGGGTTTTAAATATGGCCGATGGCTGCCTGCTGCTCGTGGATGCTTTCGAAGGGCCTATGCCGCAGACACGGTTTGTACTGCAAAAAGCGCTGGAACTGAAGCTCAAACCTATCGTCGTCATCAATAAAGTAGACAAGCCTAACTGCCAGCCCGACCTGGTCCATGAAGCGGTTTTCGACCTGATGTTCAACCTGGAGGCTGATGAAGACCAGCTGAATTTCCCCACGGTTTACGGATCTTCCAAGCAAGGCTGGATGTCTGCCGACTGGAAGCAACCCACAACAGATGTCACCTACCTGCTCGATATGATCATCAATACTATTCAAACTCCTGAAGTCGAAGAAGGAACGCTCCAGATGCAGATCACATCAATCGATTACTCGTCTTACGTTGGCCGGATCGCGGTAGGCCGCATCCACCGGGGAAGCCTGAGGGCCGGTATGCCGGTTTCGCTGGTTAAACGCGACGGAACGATCCAGAAATCCCAGCTTAAAGAAGTTTACCTTTTTGAAGGCCTTGGTAAAGAAAAAACCAAGCTCGATGTACCCGCCGGGGAAATTTGCGCCGTGATGGGCATCGAAGATTTCGACATCGGCGATACCATTGCCGATGCGGAAAACCCTGAAGGTCTTATCCCTATAAAAGTGGATGAACCCACGATGAGCATGTTGTTTACCATCAACAATTCGCCATTCTACGGGAAAGACGGTAAATTCGTCACTTCACGCCACTTGCGTGACAGGTTGTTTCGTGAGATCGAAAAAAATCTTGCCCTGCGCGTCGAAGAAACAGGTTCGCCCGATTCATACATGGTTTATGGCCGCGGAATCCTTCACCTGTCTATCCTTGTGGAAACCATGCGAAGGGAAGGGTTTGAATTCCAGCTCGGCCAGCCCCAGGTGATCCTGAAAACCTTCGGCGGAATCAAGTGCGAACCTATTGAATACCTCACTGTCCATGTCCCTGAAGCCTTTTCCGGTAAGGTTATCGATATTGTCACCGGGAGAAAAGGGGAAATATTAAACATCCAGACCAAAGGCGACCGGATCGTACTTGAATTCAACATCCCGGCCCGCTCTATCATCGGTTTGCGAAATACTATCCTGACAAGCACCGAAGGCGAAGCTATCATCGCTCATCGTTACAAAGGCTATGAACCCTGGAAGGGCGATGTTGCTGTAAAACGTAACGGTGCCCTGATAGCCATGGAAACCGGTGTCGCTATCCCCTACTCTATTGATAAGCTGCAGGACCGGGGATCTTTCTTCATCGAACCTTCAGATCCTATCTACATCGGCCAGGTGATCGGGGAACATATCCGTCCCGATGACCTGGTGATCAACCTGTGTAAGACTAAAAAACTCACCAATAACCGGGCTTCGGGCTCCGATGACAAAATGATGATCACACCCTCAATTAAATTTTCGCTCGAAGAAGCAATGGAATATATCCGAAACGATGAATATGTGG encodes:
- the typA gene encoding translational GTPase TypA, whose amino-acid sequence is MQNTKNIAIIAHVDHGKTTLVDRILYQVHLFRDNEEMGDLILDTNDLERERGITILSKNVSVRYKGVKINIIDTPGHSDFGGEVERVLNMADGCLLLVDAFEGPMPQTRFVLQKALELKLKPIVVINKVDKPNCQPDLVHEAVFDLMFNLEADEDQLNFPTVYGSSKQGWMSADWKQPTTDVTYLLDMIINTIQTPEVEEGTLQMQITSIDYSSYVGRIAVGRIHRGSLRAGMPVSLVKRDGTIQKSQLKEVYLFEGLGKEKTKLDVPAGEICAVMGIEDFDIGDTIADAENPEGLIPIKVDEPTMSMLFTINNSPFYGKDGKFVTSRHLRDRLFREIEKNLALRVEETGSPDSYMVYGRGILHLSILVETMRREGFEFQLGQPQVILKTFGGIKCEPIEYLTVHVPEAFSGKVIDIVTGRKGEILNIQTKGDRIVLEFNIPARSIIGLRNTILTSTEGEAIIAHRYKGYEPWKGDVAVKRNGALIAMETGVAIPYSIDKLQDRGSFFIEPSDPIYIGQVIGEHIRPDDLVINLCKTKKLTNNRASGSDDKMMITPSIKFSLEEAMEYIRNDEYVEVTPKSIRIRKIILDELERKRRKIQVAQSTQTEN